CACTGTTTAATCACTGTGGAGGAATATGACTGGAAAGGAGAagctttcccttttctttttatatcgCTGGGATTGTCTTATGCTCGTGGTTAGCATGTGCAGGAATAAAACTGCACCTaacttcaaatgtttttatttgcacaCACAAGCCattgtaacttaaaaaaaatgatctttGTCCTACATTTGACTGTTTAATTGCATGGAAtattaaatgattttttttttttcaaccaattCTTAGAACTTAATGGAACAAGAGTAAACAGCCGATGGTGTACTTGCTACATacagcaaattcaaattgcTGCCATCCTTGCTTTTGTGAAGGCTCGGTCCTTCACACAAGATGCAAACTATCTAAAACTAGCAGGTCTTTGgcttctcatcatcatcatcatctcacaGAAAAAGtgtaaggaaaataaaaatatccagaGGTCACATAGGATATGCAAAAACATGCGCTTGCCACAGAGTAACTACTCAATTATTTTATTCACTACTGCTCGTGTCCAGAGTCTCTTGCTCGCTCGCTTGCACACTCGGGTTTCTCTCTCCACTGTTCAGTCAGTCCGGTTAAAGTAAAATGAAGGGTCCATTCAGATGGTCTGGTAGCCAGCGTGGCTCCTCTTCCTGCCTATTAGATATGCAACAAGGACGATCAGCACCAGGCCGGCAAGGGCTGCTCCGACAATGATGGGGATGAGCATCTGGTCTTGGTCCATCTGACACTCCTCCgctggagacagaaagaaaagatgaGAAGGTAATGTACAGTAATATTGCAGAATTTACAATCTACAAGCATTTAAATTATGTGCACGTGCAGTAGCTTTCTTTAGATTTCTTACAGTTAAACCCAACACCTCTTTGCAACCACAGTTTATTCTGGCTGACCACTTTTAGCAGTTAATGTTGAAATGTTGCTTGAATAGAGGGATTACTGAGGGATGATTCTTGTTTATGCTAGCATTGGCATATTTTACaggggggtgggtgggttaCAACCCCtgcaataatcaaaactggccagtgcaacctcCCCCAAAAACCTATAATCAGAATtagttttattggccaagtataatgacatacacaaggaatttgactttggcAGATGTTAACTCTCTGTACATAGACAAATAGTAAAATAGACActtactgtacaatagagacaataTACATATAAGcacaacataatatacaaataagacaaTATCTAGACAAGTACACATGCAGTGGGATGTAGagtgcaaaaagtaatagtgcaaagtagtgtgcaagatgcatagtgcaatgataagtatgtatgtacagtatgtagagAAGTGGGTGAGTGGCCAAAGTGAGGATGACCCCACTTATCAGTAGAGTGATGGCAGTGGGAAAGAAGCTGTtcttataatttaatttacatAAATAAGGACAattgcaccataaattgatgcagaaaaattcactagaatgcagaaaatgaagtgtttgacattcaaaatttaaattttgctcaaaagtggagctCTCAAcacccccaatgttgaacccaaagttacgctcTTGGATGCTAGACAGCTTTGTTCAAGACTGGCAATTTAAATAGTTCTGGTTTCGTGCTCATTGGAGACTGATACCCAGTTGGGGAAACAACCAAGCCAATAAGAACTTTGTATGTGGCAATAAACGCCCTGTGCCAGAGCCAAATAGTGACAAGTAGGGATGAGCTTGATGCAGCTAAACAAGAAATGCcatttaaaggaatagcttgtcattttgggaaatgtgcttattCACTTTCCTGCCCAGAATTAGATGAGAAGCTTGATACCACTCATGTCAGTCTCAAAATtcaaagctacagccagcagagtTACATAATAAAACTATTTCTTATATTTTCATAGACATCAGAGTGAtattaatcttctcatctaactctctccAAGAAAGCATATTGCCTAAAATGGCAAACTATTTGCTACCTCCTCCTACCAAACAACATAATCACTATTAACATGAAGGTCGAAGAGAACAGCAGGGATCATAAAAGAAAGCATTTGTACCTGTAGCAAACTGTTTGGTAGTGACGTCAAAGGCTTGGACCTGCAGTCTGAATGTGTTGAGAGAGAAGAATGGCACCACAGCCAGAGTTTGCTCTGCGTTACACATGTAGGAGCGGCCCAGCGTACTCCGCAGGTAGTCCAGACTGGTGTTACTGGCTGTGAAGGGAGCTGTGGAGAGAGATGGACCAGTTATAGTTGAATTAAGCTAATCAGAGCgaggacaaaaaaagaaaaatgaattgCTTGTGACAAAAGACATACCAATTGCATCAGACCAATTGGCAAGCAGAGTTATCCCGCTCAGGTGGTACTTGTTGCTCGTGGAGTTCTGTGGACAAGATGGGTGTGAATAATCAATTATTTccacacactagggctgcacgatatgaggaaaatatcaaattgcgattattttaaattgatattgtgatgtgattcacgatattggaggaaatggtcatttttgtatcattattctcatttttattgaaaatattcaaataaaatgattatagtgtgatttctgcaaggatctgtaccaaacaaagatttttttctttagtctgtgggatacaatttgtaggccgggacatctctgcagcaccacaatacttaattttaaatggtttgacacatattttgcctttaacaaatattgcgcccccacatgcaatttggatattgcaatAGTCCATATTATGATTTGGATAAAATTgagattaattgtgcagccctaccacacacacaaccaaaaacaaactgaCCACGTAGCTAAATTCTCAAAAGACGAGGGCTGATCTTACCAGAGTGAAGGTGAAGTTGAGCGTGGTGGTCCGCTCCTGTGTCAGAACCAAGGAAGCACTGCTGGCTTCACATGATCCTGATGCACTTGTCAGATTGGGAGTCAGGTTGACTAATTCTTGGATAGTCTGGCAAAGTAGACAAAGAGACACTTTGTTTATTTCAAGGTTGTTAACGCAGAATAGACTGAAAACGTATCTATCGATTATTTTACTATTCGTTGTCCTTGCTTGTGAAGCTCTCTTTTACCTTATTCTGAGATAGAGAAAAATAGGAGACGTTGAGCTGCAGTCCCATTTCGGCCAGGAGACATACAGTGCCGTTGTTTTTTAATACAGAGTAGGTGCCCCGCTCAGGTGTTCCTGGAGGGCTTGGTGCTGGAGCTGCGGTTGTTGTAGTCCGGGCAGTGGTAGGTGTAGCTGTAGAAGGTGGAGCTGTGGTGCTGCCCTGATCTGCCATACATATGCTTTCTGCGACAAAAGAAATGATAAAGAAACATGTTATCAACCATAAACTAGCAGGTCAAAACAAGGTAGAAACCCAGCCAGTCGTACCTGATGGACTCAGGTCATTTCCTGGCATGTACGCCTCCAGCCTCATATCAGAGAAAGTGACAGTTGCTCCACCAACTCCAAAAGTGGTGGGGCTCATGCAGCGGTAGGTGGTATTGATCGCCGCCCAGATCCCAACCGAATCTGACACCACAGTGACCACATCTAGGAcaaatagaaacagaaacatattaGTATCATCAGTACCCCCGCCCACTTTTACAGGGTTTTTTTCATGTAACTGAGTagcttttacttaaagtacattttaaatgaactacttattacttttagATCGGTAATTTCACTTGTAAttgagtaatatttcatcaaagtattggtacctttacttgagtacaatattttagtactttttccacctctgctcCTATCATGCTTAAGGTCAAATTTTGGTTGCTAGTGGCGACTATAAATATCTGCATGGAGTCGTTTATTCCAAATTCAATCTACCGGTTTCATTTTAAATCAATATGTGCTAATGGTCCTCTCTGTGCTGTAATATTACATTAATGATCTTTTCTATCATACCTACAGTACCTTCTGTTTACACCTTACACTGTTGTTATTAGATTCCTGTTTCTGTTCTCACCAGAGCTGTTCGCCTCAGGGAAGATGGAAGTGTCACTGAGGTTGTACTGCAGCGTCAGGTTGGTGACACTGTACAGACTTCCATTGGTTGAAAAGCTCAGCCCGAGTGTGTGGCCGGGTCCAAATACCGCCACCAGCCATGGTGATCCGTCGCCTGTGCTACACGAACTGCTGCCTGTATCCACCGTGGTGGAGTTGGGCAGAGGGACCTGCACTGTTCTCTGGGGAAACACGAGTGATATGACCGGTGTTCACAAGGCGGTACAATCAATATTGACGCTTTCAGAGATGGAAATATTGTTGTCGCTGTACATACCGTGCTGCTGGAGGCGTTGTACGTGATGGCGAATGACGCAGAGAGCTCAGCCTTAATGCAGGTGGAGGTCCCATCGTTCACCTCAAGAGTAACAGCCTGAATGCAACCTGTAGATATGGAAAAACATTacaatgaaagcagcaaacatcttaaaaacaaactcactcaaaatgaaaatatactGAGAAAAATTATTTTCAGCTGTCTTTCTCCCATATTCTGGACAAATATATGGCATGGTAGGTACACTGGAGTGTTCATTTGTGTACGTCATAGCTcataataaaaaactaaaaacatccCACAATGATTAACAATACATACTGATATGTTGCTTAGCACATATTATTAATGCACATATGTGATCGGATGATGAGTTAAACTAACTTTACTATATTGATATTAGAATACACActtgtacagtatattgaaaAGGTGATTGATAAAAGGTTACAGAAGGAGTACAAATGATagcagtgatgatgatgattacaacaacaacaacaacaacaacataaccAAGTGTTACATCATGCCATGCCCTGCATGCAAAAgaaagttcagttcacacaaGCCACCAGCAGAGGTCTGCAGACAGCTAAAAGTGAGAGGCCAAGACCACACAGCCACTCTGACTCTTTTCCTTCACAGAATTGTAGAGCTCAGAGCTACCCGTTACATGTGTAACTGAAGCTCTCCTGAGCAGTAGAGTCAGCAGGAGCCATACTTGTTAGCCTGACCAGCCTAGCAACTTTCACACTTGCGTGGTATTAAAACCGCCATGCCCCGGAAACTGCCAACTCACTGTtgcatgtctgtgtatgtgtgggtttgCGAGTGTgatagtggctgtaattctctAACACATTTTCTGGAAACGGTGGCTATTCATCTACTCATGTACATATCAACCCTACTACTCatatccttaaaaaaaaacacgttctTACCAATTTTTATAACAACGCAATATGGGAGTTTCACTGCTTCCTTCACACTTCCCACAATGTCGACAAAGAAGTTTAGGTAGTTTGTGGCTGTTGTATGACTGCTTTTGGTTAACTTTCCAACAGCACATATTCCTATTTACTGTATTGTATGCTATTCAATtagattgtgttttatttatctaTTCTGTTCAGTCAGATATAATTGATAAAGTACTACTGGTAGTAATCTCAAAACTCACTTATTACTCAGTCCACTGACTATGCTCTTCCCTTTTTCTAATTCTTCTCACTTCCCTCCATCTTAAGCTTTCCCTATTAAAGTAATGTATTGATCCTAAAAGGAAAGAGCACTGTGTTTTTAGTCCTGTGTCAGTCTCTGTCAATCACACACTCCTTCTCATGCTGCCTTGCTGAAATATGACCCTGATGTCACCTCTCTGTTCACCCTGTAAACACACGGCAGACGGTTTACACAACAATGCAATCTGATCCTGAGGTAAAAGCGGCTGTGTGTACAAAGTATGAAGCTGCAGATACTGTAGCAGCGTTACACATTAGGCATGGAGAGGATataacaaaacagagaaaagtatTCAGATTGTGTTGTGAGGAAATAGTGGTGCAGGCAGGCTTGAACTCTTAAGGTCACCAGGGTCTTTAGAAGACGTCCTCAACATGTTGCACATGTCTGGACTTCAACATGTTAATAACTACAGTAATCAAAATACATATTTGAGAGTATTAACAGGTAAAGAACCATACTGCAACTACTTGACAAGTGCATTGGCCTGTTTTCCTTTATcagcagttgtgtgtgtgtgtgtgtgtgtgtgtgtgtgtgtgtgtgtgtgtgtgtgtgtgtgtgtgtgtgttcaggccgTTTAAACTGGTCATAAACTAACATTGTAGTAGGCCTCTGCTGGGCTGTGTGCAACACAAAGCCATCATAGTGGTCACGTGAAGCTCTCAAATGACACAATACAGAGGCCTATCTGCTGGTCAACAACATTAACAAAGCCTGGGTATTAgattagaatagaatagaataaagtCCAGGGACGTCTCCAGTAACTTTGGTCTGTTTTGGTTTTGACACAACTACCTGAGGAGATGACCCTTTGGATTTTCTATGACAGGTCCATGTGAAACTTTGAAGTGCCACGGGTCCAACATCCGCATTTTTGGTCACATTTAGAGGGATATATCAGTTTCCACTGGCCTACACCAGGAAATCCCTTATTATAGTCATATATTATTAAGTAAAGCTATTAATGAATATAACCGGTTTCTACATCTTATGTTAATGGTTCAAGACTATCACCTGCTTTAATAATAGCCTACCTAATACTCAAGTACCTGCACATATATAGCTACATTTAGACACCAGCTAGaacgattattttaattgtCAATTAACCTGCCGATTTACATCTTATCatcatatataaatacacacacacacacacacatatacatatatataaataaaagaggagggaggggggtgtcACAGTTTGATTAAACGCTTATCTAACTTCTTATTAATCTcttatcaaaatagtttaaaTTAATCTTCTGTCGCTCTATACGATTAATCGACTACTTATTTCAGGTTTAAACCGCAAAAACACTCACCCAAAACCGCAAACCAGGCGATGATGAGCGCGGCCAAAGCGTGAGGGAGTTTCATCCTTTTgtcttcttatttttttttgtcccagtagAAGAGACACGAGCCCGGGGAAGCGTTGTTCGGTGTTGTGTCGCCGCTGCAGGCGCAGGTTGGGTCTACGCGGCGAACTGGCTCGACTTTACGGACCGTAATCTAAAACTGTGGCGTCGCCGTCGTTCTTCTTCCTGTTGTTGTTTACGTTTCTCTGCTGACTGAAGGTAAATGAAATAGTTGTTTAGTAATCTTAAAGCACGTCCTGCTGGTAGAAACTATCAGTGTGCGTGGTTAGAGGTCTATCacagccatagacagtatatggtCACAGCCACAGCGACTGAATAATAAGCCATGTCTGGTCATGTGAACTGGTAGCGCAGAGCAGCCACCCGGTCACGTGAGACCGCCCACCCCCCCTTCCTTTCACGAGCTCTATTCAAGGCATAGATTCAAGGCAGTGCTAATACGCTGTCCTCTGctccattaaaaaataaaaaataaaataacgcAAATATAAACCACAGGGTGATGGTTCACAAAGTTGCATGCGAAATGTTTGCTGATAGCTAAATGTTGATATTACAGACTTACATAACTGTACATATGCCGGCTGGGTGTAAAGAGCCACCTTATGAGAAAAATGTGCACTTCCAGGAATATTTCTACTCTCCTTCGGGGAACTCACACAAGTGAAATATGTCAAGGCTAATTAATTAAGATGTAATGAGGGTGAATATAGGAATGCACACTTTCAAACAACGttcacattgtttttgttttttaactgcaTGTAAAATGGGTTTTAATAATATGGTATATCAAATGTACAGTACGATCTGGAGAACCTTTAGCTTTCTATAGGTGAAAGTAGAATGTGAGCCTGCAGGCTGCAAAGTGCATGGTGCATGTTTTGTGGGTAGTCAGTCAGCTGACACGTTCACCAATTCACGAGGGTGTGCAAAACCCTCGAAGGAACGCAGAGGCTGCTTTAATGCTTCTGCCAAAGACTTATCAGGGCCCTGCTACATTCTCTCTGTATAGTTCaaccacgttttttttttttttttttttttttttttttaacaaaaggcATGTCGTTTTCTTGAGGCTTAAATGAGATTAGGTTAAACATCTAGCTCTTGTCGACACATTTGTTTAAGATCTATTTCTTTAATCATACAAAAACTGTACACTCCCTGCTGTGATAGTGAAAGTATTAAGACAAATATCCTTTCACTTCCATCTTCCAGTAACTTGAGCTATTAATCATTTCTATCAAGTGAAAATCGACAAGAGTGCCTTTCAATCCtatattaaaaatgatttcattGTACATCAAAATCAAGTATATGGAAAGAGAACAGACAACAGTCCACTTTCTTATTGTATCATTTGGGGCCCGAGTGATACAAATAGGAAACGGACAACATAGTGTTGTGATGCATTACAGACTATATTTTGGTTTTACAAAAAATTAAATTGATGAAATCAGATTAAACTGATGGAGCTGCACACTGTCTGCATGATGAACTACACAGCAAGCTCAAGCTGACAGAGGCAACAGGGCAAGACTGttccaataaaaaaacacttccaCTAGCTGGTTGTCTACAAATCATTCATTGAATCATTAAATATCCATTTATTCAGGTTCACTTTTCTCACTCTTACATAGAATACAATCTGTTCTACAAAAACGTCAGCACATGACATAGGACATTTGGGCATTTTGGTCAAAACATATAAGATACCCAAAGAAATACCCAAGAGGCTTGCCTGCATGTCATTTAGCTTCTGTGTTACAAGCAATAAACCCTTCCCTCTGACCCAAACCCATCTGGCCCACATCATCCTTCTCAAGTCTCTTCTTGTCCTCTACAGCTGTTTCTCTGCCAAATAaagcaatcaaccaatcagttTTACACTAATCAGTTTATGCAGCCATTCACAAGAAGAAAGCCttgaacaaaacaacaaaacaaaacaaaaaaaatcttaaaactcAAGACAAACCAACTACGGTAGAAAATAAGTGATTTTAGAACGACGTGatggaggaaaaacaaaaaaaaatccaaatcctggggaggaaaaaacaaaaacagaggaaAGTGCTAGTCATTTTCAGTTGAGTTTTGCATTAGCAGATTTGTAAGTCACATAAACCAAGCATCAACAACCCGGGCCTCTCCTCCAGCCCCATCCCACTACAGATAACGCAGAGTGGAAACAGCACAGCCAAGTCCCTCTTGTCTCTCTGGAGCTCTCTGTGTGATCTGGATGCTGTGACCAGCATCATGGATGGAGGGAAAGATGGGCACCAGAGGAGAGTCGGGTGGCTGAAGggctgtaatgctgtttttggGGGGCCAGCTGTATGCTTGCTGTGAGGAAAGCATGGCAGCAACAGTGGTATCCCTTCAGGCAACATAGTGGTACTGGTTAGGAGTCTCCTTGTCACGTTCCATGTAGTCTCTGTCTATGAGTGACTCGATCCGCTTCTTCAGATCGCCCGGCTGTAGAGACGAAAGCAAATTACATGCTGATGAGcgctttgtttgtgtgtgtgtgtatgtacgtattagaagaaaaatctaaataatgaaaataagaagCTTAAAATACGCCACCTTTACAGGGAACTTCAGCTGGTTGTAAAGCTCTGATACCAGTAGGTTGTGACTAAGAGTCTTCCTCATCTTCATGATGCGCACCACAGCTGCATCGATCTGATACTGCCTGTCTTGAAACACACGCTCTGTGGTGCTTACCTGCTCCTCTACCTGTAAGGACAATGTGTTTACAAAACGGATAAGAACCATCCTTTTGCATAGGAAAACTAAGTGGTTTAAGTACAACACAGCAAAGTACACCCTGGTTGAGGAGTAGTGTGTTCAGAAAGAAATGTGCCAGTATTTTTACCGTTTCCTTCATCTGGATCTGGTTGATCTTGATTCGGAACAGTTTGTGTTTAAAATCGTTGTTGAAATTGAAGCGGTCTCCATCTTCCACGTCTTTCCCTCGAGGGTTCTTGTTGAGGACGCGCGCTTTTCCGCAGGCCAGGGACTGCAGTGTACGCTTAAGCTCTCCCTCCTCTGTGCAAGACAAGAGCGAGAATGGTGATGTGATACAACAGGTACCTCTTACAACAGAATAGCTGTCCTACAGGTTTAAAGACGTGTAAAACCTATGCCAGTGGCTGTGCGAATCTCCTCCACGCTGAACTCCTCTCCCTCATTGAACATCAACAGCACCAGCGTCTGGAACAGCGAGACCTGCACCTCCTTCTTACCCTGCAGGAGAAAGTAGTCATTGTAAATGCATTTTTAGACGTGTTCTCTTCTTTATGCCACGTCAGGATGCGCCATGCCCTTACCTCTTTGAACTCCGCCTTAAGTACAGCGTGGCCCAGTGTGGGCTGCCACTGCAGCTTCCTGCCACTGTGCTTCCCCAGGTAGAACAGCTTGAACACCTCCTGGAGTTTTACCATCTACCAAAACATAAAGAGATGAAATTTGTACCAACACAGTCTGATAAGGATCAGGTGATGGTCCTGCCATGTTTAGAGAATGCCAGTAGGGAGATGCAATCAGTGAAACACAGTTTTCCTCAATTACTTCACTATGTTGCTGCTCACGTACTATAAATACAGTAAGCACactaaataaatgaattgataaaTATTGTTTAAACAAATCACCAAAacccacaaaaataaaaaactgcttCCATGACGCCATGTGCTCAAGTGTGTTTGTCACAAATGCCAAAGCATAGTGTGCACAAAGAGCAGCCCCCAAACATAGAAATTAGGGCTGTAACGATACAACAAACCCATGATTCGGTTTGTATCACGAGTTTGGAGGAGAGTTATACTCCGTAAACGTAAtaaaactttctttctgctacATGGCATCgttttgtcattgattacatgccactttgcaacacagtaatacaacagagaccttatttattgatttcAATATCGATCGatccaacaccaaagattcttttgtaccttaaaataatgtttccaaaatctaTTCAGTGGTTCATTAACTCGTTTGAAGGAGACATAAGAATTATGGTAATGGTAACAGTAATGGACAATTTCGCTTCCAACCTGttgggggaccgaagaggaaaagtgctttgatGCCTAAAggtgctggttgacaagtagctaatgctaatgcttggtcTATAACGTTGGCTAATTCTTGGTGGTTAACATAAGATTACGACATCGTTTGACACGctcagttatttttagtatgattgttttgaccacggtTAACAACTCTGGGCTAACCCACAGATTCATCAGTAACGTTAACTGTATAGACAGACGACTAATCGAATGGTAATTCAGCCacacccctgtctgtctgcctcactctccCGGCGCTGCAAGGCTTCAGTCGGGAtgagagctgacaacagccccggccCGGGGACACATCAACAGTCAGCCCCCAGCCAGCTAGcagctaggggtgggaatcaccagaggcctcacgatacgatatcatcacgatattattgagattttaaagatattgcaatattctgcgatatattgcaatttattaccttttttcagcttcaaatttttcccatattcattatgtccccaaaagaaaactttgtcaacatccgtttgatctaaaaagatacatttctccatttgttcatctcacttcagttttattgctgcaaaataggattgtcaagcagacagactgaccaacacgtatataataaaagatcgatacttgacgtctgtgtatcgatacagtattgcaacggaaaatattgcgatactatgctgtatcgattttttcccccacccctactagcAGCCAGTCACTATCATTACAGCGATCCAAAGCCGGTCAGCACTTAACTCCGGTGCTAAGGACACTACGGCAGTTTACTGAaccgtcgggaaacagacccaGGCACCCGAGTCAGAACAGTGGCCATTCATAACGTTACACCTCTGTTAGCGTTAGCCCTAATAGAAATGCTTACCTCTGGGGGCAAGTGCACCTCCATGGGTGTGTATGAAGGCCAGTGGCCCATAGTGAGGATGTTGACAGTAAGTTCTATGTTGCTTGGCTCGCTCTGGTTCTGCATATACTGAAAAGAAATAGCATCACTTTTACAATTATGCAGGCATAATGCAAGCATTAAATGACACAGCACGGTGGAATGCATACACGTACTGTAAACATGGCATAACTCTTTAAAGCTACACGTGTATGTTTTTAAGTGTGTCTACgtgcacagagacagaaagtACCTGTTTGAACTGGATCATGATGTCTTTGGACAGTTCCATGTCCTTGAACATCCCCTCTAGCTTGCTGGTGAATGCTGCTCCGCATTCTGGAGGAAGTCAAAACCACAACATCGCACAACTTGTCCTCACATCCATGATAGACGATGTGTAACATTTTTACTTTAGTGCTTCATCTCATTTAATACTGGGTAGATGCTTTGAATAAAGTGCTACAATGTTTTTACCATATGGGCATGAGCCAGATGAGGATTTTGATGAATGCAAGCA
This sequence is a window from Perca flavescens isolate YP-PL-M2 chromosome 1, PFLA_1.0, whole genome shotgun sequence. Protein-coding genes within it:
- the lamp1a gene encoding lysosome-associated membrane glycoprotein 1a encodes the protein MKLPHALAALIIAWFAVLGCIQAVTLEVNDGTSTCIKAELSASFAITYNASSSTRTVQVPLPNSTTVDTGSSSCSTGDGSPWLVAVFGPGHTLGLSFSTNGSLYSVTNLTLQYNLSDTSIFPEANSSDVVTVVSDSVGIWAAINTTYRCMSPTTFGVGGATVTFSDMRLEAYMPGNDLSPSESICMADQGSTTAPPSTATPTTARTTTTAAPAPSPPGTPERGTYSVLKNNGTVCLLAEMGLQLNVSYFSLSQNKTIQELVNLTPNLTSASGSCEASSASLVLTQERTTTLNFTFTLNSTSNKYHLSGITLLANWSDAIAPFTASNTSLDYLRSTLGRSYMCNAEQTLAVVPFFSLNTFRLQVQAFDVTTKQFATAEECQMDQDQMLIPIIVGAALAGLVLIVLVAYLIGRKRSHAGYQTI